AAGGTATCCACGAAGATTATGAAAAAGTTTTAGCAAGTATTTTAGAGAGAGATTTTATAGATTCAACTAGAAAAGAAGGACCTCTAAAAAAGGCTAGTGATGCTGTTGAAATAAGCACTGATGGAGATACTATTGATGAAACAGTGGCAAAACTTGGAGTGTTTATAGGAGTAGCAAAAGAGAAAAAAGCAAGACGTGAGGAAGAACAAGGAGAATAAGATGTTGTATAATTTTTTTAGACTTGTTATCTATATACCTCTTGTGTTTGTGTATATTTTTAATAGTAAAAAAAGAGAGTTTTTAAAGAGAAGATTTTTTCAAGATTTTGCTTTCTTGAAAAATGAAAAGGAATATATTTGGATTCACTGTTCATCTGTTGGAGAGGTAAACCTTTCAGATTCTTTGATAAAAAAAATCCTTGAAAAAAAATCTGAAAATATACTTTTAAGTGTGTTTACTGATACAGGATTTGAGACAGCTGAGAAAAAATATTCTACTAATGACAGAATAAAAATTATCTATTTTCCATTAGATGATTATTTCTTGATAAAAACTATTTTGAAAAGTATAAGATTAAAAACTTTGATTGTAATAGAAACTGAGATATGGCCAAACTTAATAAATCTTTGCTCAAAAGCAGGAAAAGTTATCTTAGCCAATGGAAGAATTTCTGATAAAAGTTTTAAAAGAGATAAAAAGATTGGATTTATCTTAAAATCTCTTTTAGGGGAAAAAATAGATTTTTTCTGTGTGCAAACTGAGATTGATAAAGAGAGATTTATAGAGCTTGGAGCAAAAAAAAATAGAGTAGAAGTTACAGGAAATCTTAAATTTGACATTGAATTGGAAAACTTTTCTGAGGAGTCAAAAGAAAACCTTAAAAATCAAATCTACTATAATGGAAAGAAAATATTTGTCTGTGGAAGTACAAGAACTGGTGAAGATGAGATTTTAATAGATAGCTTTAAAAAATTAAAAAATTATCTTCTTGTATTAGTTCCAAGACATCTTGATAGAATACCTAAATTAGAGGAGCTTATAAAATCTCAAGGGCTTACTTATAAAAAATATAGTGAGTTGGAAGAGGGGGATTATCAAGTTTTGATAGTTGATAAAATGGGAATTTTAAGAAAATTTTATTCTATAGCAGATGTAACTTTTGTAGGTGGTACTTTGGTAAATATCGGAGGGCATAGTTTATTAGAGCCACTATTTTATAGAAAAACTCCAATTTTTGGAAAATATCTTCAAAATGTAAAGGATATTTCTAAGGAAGTTTTAAAAAGAGAGATAGGATATTTAGCTGAAAATTCAGAAGAAATCTACGAGAATATTTTAAAAATAGAAAAAAATGATTTGGATAGTAAAAAAATAGAGGATTTCTTTAGAGAAAATCAAAATGTAGCTGAAAAGATTTTAGAAAAAATATAGACGGAGGAACAATGACAGAAAC
The sequence above is drawn from the Fusobacterium perfoetens genome and encodes:
- a CDS encoding 3-deoxy-D-manno-octulosonic acid transferase translates to MLYNFFRLVIYIPLVFVYIFNSKKREFLKRRFFQDFAFLKNEKEYIWIHCSSVGEVNLSDSLIKKILEKKSENILLSVFTDTGFETAEKKYSTNDRIKIIYFPLDDYFLIKTILKSIRLKTLIVIETEIWPNLINLCSKAGKVILANGRISDKSFKRDKKIGFILKSLLGEKIDFFCVQTEIDKERFIELGAKKNRVEVTGNLKFDIELENFSEESKENLKNQIYYNGKKIFVCGSTRTGEDEILIDSFKKLKNYLLVLVPRHLDRIPKLEELIKSQGLTYKKYSELEEGDYQVLIVDKMGILRKFYSIADVTFVGGTLVNIGGHSLLEPLFYRKTPIFGKYLQNVKDISKEVLKREIGYLAENSEEIYENILKIEKNDLDSKKIEDFFRENQNVAEKILEKI